In candidate division WOR-3 bacterium, one DNA window encodes the following:
- a CDS encoding hydrogenase iron-sulfur subunit — protein sequence MPDAENFEPKIVAFLCNWCSYAGADLAGISRLHYPPSIRVIRVPCSGRVDPFFILQALQQGADGVLVSGCHPGDCHYLTGNFVARRRFAVLNDLLQFCGIEPGRVTFAWVSASEGERFAKLVTEVTEKVKKLGPNRKLKKELP from the coding sequence ATGCCGGACGCAGAAAATTTTGAACCGAAGATCGTCGCCTTTCTCTGCAACTGGTGCTCCTATGCCGGTGCGGACCTTGCCGGCATCTCCCGGCTCCACTATCCGCCCTCAATCCGGGTGATCCGGGTCCCCTGTTCGGGCAGGGTTGACCCCTTTTTTATTTTACAGGCGCTGCAGCAGGGTGCGGACGGCGTGCTTGTGTCCGGCTGTCATCCGGGCGACTGCCACTATCTCACCGGCAACTTCGTTGCCCGACGGCGGTTTGCGGTCCTGAACGACCTGCTTCAGTTCTGCGGAATTGAACCCGGCAGGGTAACATTCGCCTGGGTGTCCGCATCGGAGGGCGAACGGTTTGCAAAACTGGTGACCGAAGTAACCGAAAAGGTGAAGAAACTCGGACCGAACAGAAAGCTGAAAAAGGAGCTGCCATAA
- a CDS encoding 4Fe-4S dicluster domain-containing protein — protein MDRSEKLRQRARELLEKKEVVMVIGFGPPSDSGISPVLFATTPEEAENLTASTSCAQNLANYLLKVRDRGRVAVVARGCDARSITVLLQENQLKRENLHILGIGCEGVIENGRKSTACAVCRHPNPTIYDELIGEPVPAPEPDPEILKADQEFEQLSPDERWERLSAELDRCIRCYACRQVCPNCYCPVCFVDASMPQLLGRTHNLSDNMVYHIIRALHMAGRCVECGACHRACPVGIDLMRFNRRVAKTVRERFGCDAGTDLNQAPALTGFKPDDPQEFIQ, from the coding sequence ATGGACCGGAGCGAAAAACTGCGTCAGCGGGCACGGGAACTGCTGGAAAAGAAAGAGGTGGTGATGGTCATCGGCTTCGGTCCACCGTCCGATTCCGGCATCAGCCCGGTGCTGTTTGCCACCACGCCTGAGGAGGCGGAAAACCTGACTGCCAGCACCAGCTGTGCCCAGAACCTTGCCAACTATCTGCTCAAGGTCCGGGACCGGGGCAGGGTTGCGGTTGTTGCCCGGGGCTGTGATGCCCGCTCGATTACCGTGCTCCTCCAGGAAAATCAGCTCAAGCGGGAAAACCTCCATATTCTGGGTATCGGCTGTGAAGGTGTTATCGAAAATGGCAGAAAATCGACCGCCTGTGCGGTCTGCCGTCACCCCAACCCGACCATCTATGACGAGCTGATCGGCGAACCGGTGCCCGCACCTGAACCGGACCCGGAAATCCTGAAAGCAGATCAGGAGTTTGAACAGCTCTCCCCGGATGAGCGCTGGGAAAGGCTGAGTGCCGAGCTGGACCGGTGCATCCGCTGTTATGCCTGCCGCCAGGTGTGCCCGAACTGCTACTGTCCGGTCTGCTTTGTTGACGCCTCCATGCCCCAGCTCCTGGGCCGGACCCACAACCTCTCCGACAATATGGTCTATCACATCATCCGCGCCCTGCACATGGCGGGCAGGTGTGTGGAGTGTGGCGCCTGCCACCGTGCCTGTCCGGTCGGCATTGACCTGATGCGCTTCAACCGCAGGGTGGCAAAAACGGTCCGGGAACGGTTCGGCTGTGACGCCGGTACTGATCTGAATCAGGCGCCCGCCCTTACCGGCTTCAAACCTGATGACCCGCAGGAGTTTATCCAGTGA